One Picrophilus oshimae DSM 9789 genomic region harbors:
- the argF gene encoding ornithine carbamoyltransferase, with the protein MKRDIISVYDMKDDLEDIIELSIKLKKDRTIKFSEKKILAMIFEKPSTRTRNSLEVAMEQLNGHAIYLNPNDMQIGRGETIADTARVLSRFVDIISYRAFNHDDVVELARHATVPVLNALDNLEHPMQIVADFMTVYEKKHRLKGLKLAYIGDGNNMANSLLLGSSILGVDISIACPKGFEPNKEILRQAREISLKTGNKIEITDDPRIAVEASDIIYTDVWVSMGEENERANKERIFMPYQVNEDLTENANRDYIFMHCLPAHRGLEVTAGVIDGIHSVVFDEAENRIYSEKGIIYKLLS; encoded by the coding sequence ATGAAGAGAGATATAATATCAGTTTATGATATGAAGGATGATCTTGAGGATATTATAGAGCTTTCAATAAAATTAAAAAAGGACAGGACAATAAAATTCTCTGAAAAAAAGATTCTTGCAATGATCTTTGAGAAGCCCAGCACCAGAACAAGGAACTCGCTTGAGGTTGCAATGGAGCAGCTCAACGGCCATGCAATATATTTAAACCCAAATGATATGCAGATCGGCCGTGGGGAGACCATAGCAGATACCGCCAGGGTTCTTTCAAGATTTGTTGATATAATATCCTACCGCGCATTTAACCATGATGATGTTGTTGAGCTTGCAAGGCATGCAACAGTTCCTGTATTGAACGCCCTTGATAATCTTGAGCATCCAATGCAGATCGTTGCAGATTTCATGACTGTTTACGAGAAAAAGCATAGGTTAAAAGGTCTTAAACTGGCATACATAGGCGACGGAAATAACATGGCAAACTCACTTCTGCTTGGTTCATCAATTCTTGGGGTTGATATATCAATAGCCTGCCCAAAGGGATTTGAGCCAAATAAGGAGATATTGAGGCAGGCCAGGGAGATATCACTTAAAACCGGAAATAAAATAGAGATCACGGATGATCCAAGGATAGCTGTTGAGGCTTCTGATATAATATACACGGACGTCTGGGTATCCATGGGTGAGGAGAATGAAAGGGCTAACAAGGAAAGGATATTCATGCCATACCAGGTAAATGAGGATCTAACAGAAAATGCGAACAGGGACTATATATTCATGCACTGCCTGCCGGCGCACCGTGGGCTTGAGGTAACTGCAGGCGTAATAGACGGCATACACAGCGTTGTTTTTGATGAGGCCGAGAACAGAATATATTCAGAAAAAGGAATAATATATAAATTATTATCCTAA
- a CDS encoding ABC transporter permease, whose amino-acid sequence MNLRFILLMAWYYGIKAIKRGPSYLIASLATPLTLLFLVFVLSHGTLVKYAIVGGLIAFVGSVGLSSAGDAAFMRLQLRVQDMYVASNIKPFDYMMAFTLSYLVFSVPGIILYIALGMHYHLFNLYNSIYMLLIMISLILTTTSISFIIAGSINHLRNIWGITGILSILTSILPPTFYPYYYVPRPFLYLLSLSPTTPAAVLVQGVFHLAPLFKNMIYIIIIETVFYTVLGRFAIRWREN is encoded by the coding sequence TTGAATCTTAGATTCATACTTTTAATGGCATGGTACTACGGAATAAAGGCAATAAAGCGCGGTCCATCATATTTGATAGCATCACTTGCAACACCATTGACACTGCTATTTCTGGTCTTTGTGCTTAGTCATGGAACACTTGTAAAATACGCAATTGTTGGTGGATTAATAGCCTTTGTTGGATCAGTCGGTCTCTCCAGTGCAGGCGATGCAGCGTTCATGAGGCTGCAGCTCAGGGTTCAGGACATGTACGTTGCAAGCAATATAAAACCATTTGATTACATGATGGCCTTTACACTGAGTTATCTTGTTTTTTCCGTTCCAGGGATAATTTTATACATTGCACTTGGCATGCATTACCATCTTTTTAATCTTTATAACTCAATTTACATGTTGTTAATAATGATATCATTAATACTGACAACGACATCGATATCGTTTATAATAGCAGGCTCAATAAATCATCTAAGGAACATCTGGGGCATAACAGGAATACTATCGATATTAACAAGTATACTGCCACCGACATTTTATCCGTACTACTATGTTCCAAGGCCATTTTTATATCTCTTATCGCTGTCACCAACAACGCCTGCGGCCGTTCTTGTTCAGGGTGTTTTTCATCTGGCACCGCTTTTTAAAAACATGATATATATTATAATCATAGAAACAGTTTTTTATACAGTTCTTGGCAGGTTTGCAATACGCTGGCGTGAAAATTAA